The genomic interval GGGGGCGGCGCGCGGAACGAGCGTTGCGGAGTGAAGTACGATGATCTGGCTGGGCAGAGGATGGGATCGCGTTTGGGGTGGAGCGCGACCGGCGTTGAGGCGCGGTGCGATCACTGGTCGGCACCAGCCGTTCTTCAGCGAGTCATGAAGAGCGTTCATGCACCATGATTGTGTGGTCGTGCTAACCATCTGTCGTGCAATCAATCTGGAATGGAGTTGCACTGCGTTGCAGGATCGCACTACGAAATATGATAAGGATGCAGCTAATCGGCGTGCAAATCGTTGAGGCTCGTCAATTGCGATACTGTGTCTGGTTTCGTGTAATAATGGTATGCGACTGAGGGATCAGTACCAGGTCACCAATTCCGAGTGAGTGCTGCTCGTGCCCGACAAACGGCAGTTATCGCAGGTTGGCGTTCAACGCCGATTTCACGTCATGGCCAAGCCTGCGGGCTCGTCCTGCAACCTCGACTGCAGATATTGTTTCTATCTAAGTAAGCAGACGCTCCGAGGAGGGCCGGGTACCGGGAGGATGACGGACCGGACTCTGGAGCTGTTCGTTCGGCAGTATATCGAGGCGAATACCGGGCCGGAGGTGGTGTTCTCCTGGCAGGGCGGTGAGCCGACGCTGCTTGGCCTGGAGTTCTTCAAGAAGGTCGTTGAGCTGCAAAGACGATACGCGAGGCCCGGTCAGCGTATCGAAAATGATCTTCAGACGAACGGAACTCTGCTCGATGCCGGATGGGCCGAGTTTTTGAAGGAGCACCGGTTCCTGGTCGGACTCAGCATCGATGGTCCGCGCGAACTGCATGATCGCTACCGGTTGAACAAGGGAGGCGCGCCGACATTCGACAAGGTCCTGGCTGCGGCGACGGTATTGCGGAAGGCAGGGGTGCCGTTCAATACGCTCACCTGCGTCCATCGCTTCAATGCCGAGCGCCCGCTGGATGTCTATCGCTTTCTCCGGCGGGAGCTGGGTTCGACCTACATCCAGTTCATTCCGATCGTGCAGGCGAGGGGTTTCGAGACCGATGCACCGGATGACTACGACACCGGGCATATGCCGATCGTTGGAACCGCGCGGTCGAAGCCCGATCATCCGGAATCGATCGTCACCGACTGGTCGGTCGATCCCGACCGGTACGGCTATTTCCTGTCACGCATATTCGATGAGTGGCGACGGCGGGATCTCGGCAGGGTGCTGGTGAATCATTTTGAAACGCTGGTCGCTCAGCATCTTGGGCTGCCCGCGCAGATCTGCATCTATCATCAATTCTGCGGCAAGGGCGTGGCGCTGGAGCACGATGGCGGCGTCTATGCCTGCGACCACTATGTGTACCCCCAATATCTGCTCGGCAATCTGAGCGAGACGCCATTATCGGAGATGGTGTTCTCTGAGCGTCAGGTGGCATTCGGCTACGCGAAGTCGGAGACGCTGCCGGACGACTGTCGCGCCTGCGAGTATTTGCGGGATTGCTGGGGAGAATGTCCTGGAAATCGCCTGCTGCGGACGACGTCAGGCGAGCCGGGGCTCAACTATCTGTGCAGCGGACTGAAGAAGTTCTTCAAGCACGCACGGCCAGCCATCGACGAAATTGCGGCCGCGATCCGGAAGCAGAACAGTTAGCCGGGACCGCAGGGCCGAGGCGCCGATGATGCGGAGCGATCTCGCGTCGACCTCAACCGGTCGCTGCCAATCTACGATTCATCCGTGATTCAAGCGGCGCGCTATTCGCGCTTCAGGACAGCTCCCCCATGCTCACCATTCCGTCGGCCTTGCAGGCCAAGCTCGATGCCGGTGTGACCACGCTGGCGCAGTGTTGGATCGTGCGGCGGCGGGATGGCGCTGTGCTGGGGTTTACCGATCATGATCGCGATCTCACGATCGAGGGCGTGAACTGCCGCGCCGGCACCGGGTTCTCGGCGTCGGAGGCGTCGCAGCGGTTCGATCTGTCGGTCGATGGCGCGGAGATTTCCGGTGCGCTCGATGACGCGCTGCTGCGCGAGGCGGATCTGGCCGTCGGGCGCTTTGACGCGGCGGCGATCGAGAGCTGGCTGGTGGATTGGAGTGCGCCCGAGCTGCGAGTGCTGATCGCGCGCGGTACGCTCGGCGAGGTGCGGCGCGAAGGCTCGGCCTTTACGGCGGAACTGCGCGGGCTCGCCGATCTGTTGTCGCAGGAGACCGGCCGGCTCTACACTGCGGCGTGCAGCGCCGATCTCGGCGATGCGCGCTGCCGCGTCGATCTCGGCAATCCGGCGCGGCGCAGCGAGGGCCTCGTCGTTGCGGCACCGGGGACGTCGACCCTCACGGTCTCCGGGCTCGACGGCTTTGCGCCCGGCCTGTTCAGCGCAGGGCGGCTGAGCTGGCGCAGCGGCGCCAATGCCGGCGCGGCGGTCGAGATCAAGCAGCATCGTGTTGTCGGCGGCGAGGTGCGGCTGTCGCTGTGGCAGGCGATGGCCGAGCCGATCGCGACCGGCGATAGCTTCGTCGTCACCGCCGGCTGCGACAAGCTGTTTGCGACCTGCCGCGACCGCTTCGGCAACAGCGATAATTTCCGCGGCTTCCCGCAGATCCCGGGCAACGATTTCGTCGTCAGCTATCCGGTGCCCGGCGCACCCGGCAACACCGGCGCGCCGATCGGCCCGGTGCTGCGCGGCGACGTCTGACCGCCGGCATAGTCCCTCATTCGTTCGAGCGAGAGCACCATGGATCAGTCCCTGGGTCGCGACGCGCTGGTCGCCGAGGCGCGCAGTTGGATCGGCACCAGCTATCGGCATCAGGCTTCGGTGAAGGGCATCGGCTGCGATTGCCTCGGCCTGGTGCGCGGGGTGTGGCGCGCCTGTCTCGGCGCGGAGCCGGAAGCGCCGCCGCCTTACGCGCCGGATTGGGCCGAAGCCGGCGGCGACGAGACGCTGGCGGCCGCCGCGCTGCGCCATCTGGCGCCGGTGCCGTGCGACGCGTTCGATCGCGGCGACGTGCTGCTGTTCCGCTGGCGCGACGGCTGCGTCGCCAAGCACGCGGCGATCGCTAGTTCGACCACGACGATGATCCACGCCCACGATGGCGCCGCAGTGTGCGAGGTTGCGATCACGCCGTGGTGGCGGCGCCGGCTCGCCTATGCGTTCACGTTTCCTGGCGTTGCAGATCCGCTGCGTTGACGACGCAGAGGCTGTCTGGTCAGGTCCGGCCGAGTTTCGAACGGACCAACCTGGAGGCCTGCGGGATGGATCACGACAGCAACGTGCGGACCGGCGGGTGTCACTGCGGCGCGGTGCGCTTCGAGGTGACGCTGAGCGACGGCTTCGACACGATCCGGCGCTGCACCTGTTCGTATTGCCGGATGCGCGGCGCGGTCGTGGCGATGGCGGAGATGGGCGGGATCAAGATCCTGCAGGGCGAGGACGTGCTGACGACCTATCGCTTCCACACCCGCACGGCGCAGCACTTTTTCTGCTCACGCTGCGGCATCTACACCCATCACCAGCGGCGATCCAATACGAACCTCTTTGCCGTCAACGTCGCCTGCCTCGACGGCGTCAGCCCGTTCGATTTCGCCGAGGTGCCGGTGATGGACGGCGTCAACCACACCAACGACACCGGCCAGCCGACCCGCCGCGCCGGCACGCTGCGCTTCATCGCGTCGGAGTGACGGTGCGCCTCGAAAGAGGACTGCGTCTGTCCTTAGTTGGCCTGTGACCATGCTTCGCGTGCGAAAACAAGCACAACCTCATGGTGAGGAGGCGCGAAGCGCCGTCTCGAACCATGCGCCGAGAGTCACGCGTGGCCTCATCCTTCGAGACGCCCGGCTTTGCCGGGCTCCTCAGGATGAGGACTCAGTGCCCTTGACGAGGGGCAATTCCGCTTCGATCAATCGACCAAGCGGACTAAGCGCCTGGACGACGAAATTCAGGCCTTGGCGCGGGCGGCCTTGGTCTCGATGATCATCCGCTTGATGGCGTCGACGGTCTCGGGCGGCAAATGCTTGGCGGCGCCGAGGGCGACGTACAGCGCGTTGAGCGTGTTGCGACGGGCCTCCGGCGGGATCACCATCTTGGCGCGCGGGCCTTCGGCGAGGCCGTACAGCGCCTGGGCGGCGAGATCGAGATCGTAGCCCCACACCCAGCACCACAGCCGCACCGCGGTCGACCAGCCGCGCTCATAGGCGCGCAGCGACGTGCCGGCTTCGAACAGCGCCTTGACCGCGGCATCGCGGGTCTCCTCGGGCGCGCCGGCCTCGACGCCGGAGTAGCGCTCGGCGACATCGAGCACTTCGATCCGCTTGGCCTGCAGCGCCACCACCGGCTTGCCGATGAAATACACCGCCCCATAGGCGACGATCGCCACGACTACGCTCGCTAGAAATTCCATCGCCTGATCCTGCCGGCCGCCTCGCCCAAGCCGGGTACGATGCAAATGTCGTGCACGCCGTCAACGCCGCCGGCATTGAACTTCCGTCGCGTCCGGGCGTGCAGGGTGCTCAGGCAATTGACAGTAAGCTGTCAAAATGACAGGGTGCTGTCATGACGCAAGCCGCTGACGCCCCGTTCGACCATCCCGCCAACGCCCTCGTGCTGGAAGTCTTCCGGCTCAACGGCGCGCTGATCAGGTTCGGCGACGCGCTGGTGAAGCCGCTCGGGCTGACCAGCGCGCGCTGGCAGGTGCTGGGCTCGGTCGCCCACGGCCGCGGCACGTTCTCGGTGGCGCGGCTGGCCGACAACATGGGCCTCGCCCGTCAGTCGGTGCAGCGGATCGTCGATGAGCTGGCCGAAGCGGGTCTGGTCGGCTTTGCGCCGAACCCGGCGCACAAGCGCGCCAAGCTGGTGCTGCTGACGCCGCGCGGCGAGCGGGTGTTCAAGCAGGCGAGCGAGCTATGGGCGCCGGTCGCCGACGCGATGATCGCCGGCACCGATCCGCGCCAGCTGCGCAAGACCCGCGACGCGCTGATCGCGCTCCGCGAACGGCTCGACGAGCAATTCAGTGACAGGAGTGCGTAAATGATCAGGAAGCTGCACCCGATCGCGGGCATCATCGCGTTTCTCACCATCCTGGTGTTCTGGACTTCGACCGTCGTGGTCGAACTCGGCGGCGACCAGGCTGCGATTGCCGCTGTGAAGCTCCGCATCCTGTGGGGCCTCGCGGTGTTGATTCCGGCGATCGCGCTCGCCGGCGCCAGCGGCTTCAAGCTCGGCGGTAAGTCGCCGCATCCGGTCGTCGCCGCCAAGCGCTGGCGGATGCCGTTCATCGCGCTCAACGGCATCGCCGTGCTGGTGCCGTGCGCGATTCTGCTGCAGCAGCGTGCCGCCGCCGGTCAGTTCGACCAGATCTTCACGGTGGTGCAGGCGGTGGAGCTGATCGCCGGCGCGATCAACCTGACGCTGATCGGCCTCAGCATCCGCGACGGCTTCCGGCTGACGCGCCGGTTCGGCCTGTCGGCCGCGACGCGGTGAACGATCGCAGAGCCCTTGCGGTGACGTCGAGGCCGTGACGCTTGGTTGTCCGGACAGACCATTCATCCACGCACACCCGCATCTGATGCAAAGTTGTTGACGCCCGGGCCGGAAGTCTCCGCCCGGGCGTTTTGCGTCGGCCTGCGCCGTGGCGCTTATCAATCGCCGAAGGCTTGCTCCCATGGCAGCTCTCGTTCTTTCCGTCGCCGGCGCTGCGGCCGGCGCGCTGTTCGGTCCTGTCGGCGCGATTGCCGGGCGGATTGCGGGCGCGCTGATCGGCAATGCGCTGGATCAGTCGCTGTTCGGCGGCAGCAGCGATACGTCGCGCGCGGTCGAGGGGCCGCGGCTCGCCGATCTCGACGTGATGGCCTCGACCGAAGGCGCGCCGATCCCGCGAGTGTATGGCCGCGCCCGGCTCGCCGGCCAGGTGATCTGGGCGACCGCGCTCGAGGAGGTGATCAGCGTCGAGCAAAGCACCACCGGCGGCGGAGGTGGCGGTAAGGGCTTTGGCGGCGGCGGGGGCGGGCAGACCACGACCACCACCACGACCTACAGTTACTTCGCCAATTTCGCGGTCGGGCTGTGCGAAGGACCGATCGGCCGGGTGGCGCGGATCTGGGCCGACGGCAAGCCGCTCGATCTGTCGGGCCTCAACGTTCGCGTTCATCGCGGCACCGAGGATCAGGCGCCGGATGGGCTGATCGTCGCCAAGGAAGGCGCCGGCAATGCGCCGGCGTATCGCGGGCTGGCTTACGTCGTGTTCGAGCGGCTGCCGCTCGCCGATTTCGGCAACCGGATTCCGCAATTGTCGTTCGAGATCGTGCGGCCGATCGGCGAGCTCGAACAGATCGCCCGCGCGGTGACGCTGATCCCCGGCACCACCGAATTCGGCTACGAGCCGGCGACGCG from Rhodopseudomonas palustris carries:
- a CDS encoding GFA family protein, with protein sequence MDHDSNVRTGGCHCGAVRFEVTLSDGFDTIRRCTCSYCRMRGAVVAMAEMGGIKILQGEDVLTTYRFHTRTAQHFFCSRCGIYTHHQRRSNTNLFAVNVACLDGVSPFDFAEVPVMDGVNHTNDTGQPTRRAGTLRFIASE
- a CDS encoding NlpC/P60 family protein; translated protein: MDQSLGRDALVAEARSWIGTSYRHQASVKGIGCDCLGLVRGVWRACLGAEPEAPPPYAPDWAEAGGDETLAAAALRHLAPVPCDAFDRGDVLLFRWRDGCVAKHAAIASSTTTMIHAHDGAAVCEVAITPWWRRRLAYAFTFPGVADPLR
- a CDS encoding anaerobic sulfatase maturase, with protein sequence MAKPAGSSCNLDCRYCFYLSKQTLRGGPGTGRMTDRTLELFVRQYIEANTGPEVVFSWQGGEPTLLGLEFFKKVVELQRRYARPGQRIENDLQTNGTLLDAGWAEFLKEHRFLVGLSIDGPRELHDRYRLNKGGAPTFDKVLAAATVLRKAGVPFNTLTCVHRFNAERPLDVYRFLRRELGSTYIQFIPIVQARGFETDAPDDYDTGHMPIVGTARSKPDHPESIVTDWSVDPDRYGYFLSRIFDEWRRRDLGRVLVNHFETLVAQHLGLPAQICIYHQFCGKGVALEHDGGVYACDHYVYPQYLLGNLSETPLSEMVFSERQVAFGYAKSETLPDDCRACEYLRDCWGECPGNRLLRTTSGEPGLNYLCSGLKKFFKHARPAIDEIAAAIRKQNS
- a CDS encoding DUF2163 domain-containing protein — protein: MLTIPSALQAKLDAGVTTLAQCWIVRRRDGAVLGFTDHDRDLTIEGVNCRAGTGFSASEASQRFDLSVDGAEISGALDDALLREADLAVGRFDAAAIESWLVDWSAPELRVLIARGTLGEVRREGSAFTAELRGLADLLSQETGRLYTAACSADLGDARCRVDLGNPARRSEGLVVAAPGTSTLTVSGLDGFAPGLFSAGRLSWRSGANAGAAVEIKQHRVVGGEVRLSLWQAMAEPIATGDSFVVTAGCDKLFATCRDRFGNSDNFRGFPQIPGNDFVVSYPVPGAPGNTGAPIGPVLRGDV
- a CDS encoding MarR family winged helix-turn-helix transcriptional regulator; protein product: MTQAADAPFDHPANALVLEVFRLNGALIRFGDALVKPLGLTSARWQVLGSVAHGRGTFSVARLADNMGLARQSVQRIVDELAEAGLVGFAPNPAHKRAKLVLLTPRGERVFKQASELWAPVADAMIAGTDPRQLRKTRDALIALRERLDEQFSDRSA